In one window of Pseudomonas benzenivorans DNA:
- a CDS encoding type I restriction endonuclease subunit R — MKSFNFEFLRIGNELLANLAGLAEAVLHIDPGSALTRLRSFAEELTKAIYKEELLPRMPQSTFYDLVKNPVFVDCVSKPLVHQINFLRIQGNDTAHGAEGDLRNAQLALKTAHQLAMYMAIKYYGTSQADIPPFAEVQDPTATLASLQKTVSSYEKELNQQQEELQRVMEKLEQERTRHLDKLEPPAKPDQQKRQQQSQKVADSLQWNEAKTRALLIDAMLVQAGWDISNPSQVGQEVEVDFPDNVSGKGRADYVLWGDNGQPLAVIEAKKSGNVSLQAGREQARMYADGFERMGMQRPVIFYSNGYETFIWDDAQYNTYRPVYGLYSKDSLEYLIYQRQYRKPELERHNPDLNIADRPYQIEAIKTVAAHFQQQRRRALIIQATGTGKTRVAIALAELLLRTGWAKRVLFLCDRKELRVQADEAFKQNLPSEPRCVIGETNKVDQTARVYIATYPGMMNRFAQLDVGFFDLIIADESHRSIYNKYRDLFDYFDALQVGLTATPVKFISRNTFDMFDCETTDPTFEFGLDAAINNDPPYLVPFRVKDLTTDFLRDGIHYNDLSEEQQRQLEEDLGEEEAKRTTIAGKDIGRKIFSEDTDRIILENLINNGIKDETGSLVGKTIVFAQRQDHAEHLEKLFCKLYPQHGSKVCKVIHNQIPHVDTLIKEFKKPDNDFRIAISVDMLDTGIDVPEVVNLVFAKPVKSWVKFWQMIGRGTRLRPNLFGQGKHKTEFLIFDHYGNFDFFEQEYEEPDDQGGKSLLQTTFEARLELAQAALKHNHAAAFDVAIELLRADINDLPESSVAVKRELRAVHQLQQGDQLQKFDAKIQHLLATTIAPLMSARVLRDKHATALDKLIAGIERCLVEQASCFEDGKITLLEEIDKLAINIQAVRQKDALIAEVRSADFWLNANVGKLERARQELRGIMKYRQTGGTDGYAMPSTGTRDTGVEANERKVTIAGANEALAYRRRLKDILDGMLTANPTLQKIHKGEPIAEQELNSLTSTILTSHPGVSLQVLNEFYGRTASELQLTVRELIGLDVQAIEQHFAQFLHTHPSLTAQQVRFMNLLKSYIAQHGSIVIEKLYDAPFSSISHEGIDGVFSPADVGELVAVLKPFLRGETPPTSH, encoded by the coding sequence ATGAAATCATTTAACTTCGAGTTTCTCCGCATCGGCAACGAACTGCTGGCGAACCTCGCTGGCCTCGCCGAAGCCGTTCTGCATATTGATCCGGGCAGCGCGCTCACTCGCCTGCGCAGCTTCGCCGAAGAGCTGACCAAAGCCATCTACAAGGAAGAGCTGCTGCCGCGTATGCCGCAGTCGACTTTCTACGACCTGGTAAAAAACCCGGTGTTCGTCGATTGCGTCAGCAAGCCACTTGTTCACCAGATCAACTTCCTGCGTATCCAGGGTAATGACACGGCACACGGTGCGGAAGGTGACCTGCGCAACGCACAGCTGGCGCTGAAGACCGCCCATCAACTGGCCATGTACATGGCCATCAAGTACTACGGCACCTCGCAGGCCGATATTCCGCCCTTTGCCGAGGTGCAGGATCCAACCGCGACCCTCGCCAGCCTGCAGAAAACCGTCTCCAGCTACGAGAAGGAACTCAATCAGCAGCAGGAAGAGCTGCAACGCGTCATGGAGAAGCTGGAGCAGGAGCGCACCCGCCATCTCGACAAACTGGAACCGCCAGCCAAGCCTGACCAGCAGAAACGTCAGCAGCAGAGCCAGAAGGTAGCCGACAGCCTGCAGTGGAACGAGGCCAAGACCCGCGCCCTGCTGATCGACGCCATGCTGGTGCAGGCGGGCTGGGATATCAGCAACCCCTCGCAGGTCGGTCAGGAAGTGGAGGTCGACTTTCCCGATAACGTTTCCGGCAAGGGTCGTGCGGACTACGTGCTATGGGGCGACAACGGCCAACCGCTGGCCGTGATCGAGGCCAAGAAATCCGGCAATGTCAGCCTGCAGGCCGGGCGAGAGCAGGCTCGCATGTATGCCGACGGCTTTGAGCGTATGGGCATGCAGCGCCCGGTGATTTTCTACAGCAATGGCTACGAAACCTTCATCTGGGACGACGCGCAGTACAACACCTATCGCCCGGTGTATGGCCTCTACAGCAAAGACAGCCTCGAATACCTGATCTACCAGCGCCAATACCGCAAACCGGAGCTGGAACGCCACAACCCTGATCTGAACATCGCTGACCGTCCCTATCAGATCGAAGCGATCAAAACGGTCGCCGCTCACTTCCAACAGCAACGTCGCCGCGCGCTGATCATCCAGGCCACCGGCACCGGCAAGACCCGCGTGGCCATTGCGCTGGCCGAACTGCTGCTACGCACCGGTTGGGCCAAGCGCGTGCTGTTCCTGTGTGACCGCAAGGAGCTGCGCGTGCAGGCCGATGAGGCCTTTAAGCAGAACCTGCCCAGCGAGCCGCGCTGCGTGATCGGTGAAACCAACAAGGTCGATCAGACCGCACGTGTCTACATCGCCACCTACCCGGGCATGATGAACCGCTTCGCCCAGCTCGATGTGGGCTTCTTCGACCTGATCATCGCCGACGAGAGCCACCGCAGCATCTACAACAAGTACCGCGACCTGTTCGACTACTTCGATGCTTTGCAGGTAGGCCTCACCGCCACCCCGGTGAAGTTCATCAGCCGCAACACCTTCGACATGTTCGACTGCGAGACCACCGACCCGACCTTCGAGTTCGGCCTCGATGCCGCCATCAACAACGATCCGCCTTACCTGGTGCCGTTCCGCGTCAAAGACCTCACCACCGACTTCCTGCGCGATGGCATCCACTACAACGACCTGAGCGAGGAACAGCAGCGCCAGCTCGAAGAAGACCTCGGCGAGGAGGAGGCCAAACGCACCACCATCGCCGGCAAGGACATCGGTCGCAAGATCTTCAGCGAAGACACCGACCGCATCATCCTGGAAAACCTGATCAACAACGGCATCAAGGACGAGACCGGCTCACTGGTCGGCAAGACCATCGTCTTCGCCCAGCGTCAGGACCATGCCGAGCACCTGGAAAAGCTCTTCTGCAAGCTCTACCCGCAGCACGGCAGCAAGGTCTGCAAGGTCATCCACAACCAAATCCCGCACGTGGATACCCTGATCAAGGAATTCAAAAAGCCGGACAACGACTTCCGCATCGCCATCTCGGTGGACATGCTCGACACCGGCATCGACGTGCCCGAAGTGGTCAACCTGGTCTTCGCCAAACCGGTCAAATCCTGGGTGAAGTTCTGGCAGATGATCGGTCGCGGCACACGCCTGCGCCCCAACCTGTTTGGTCAGGGCAAGCACAAGACCGAGTTCCTCATCTTCGATCATTACGGCAACTTCGACTTCTTCGAGCAGGAGTACGAAGAGCCGGACGACCAGGGCGGCAAGTCGCTCCTGCAGACCACCTTCGAAGCGCGCCTGGAGCTGGCGCAGGCCGCTCTCAAGCACAACCATGCTGCTGCCTTCGATGTCGCTATCGAGCTGCTGCGTGCCGACATCAACGACCTGCCGGAGAGCAGCGTTGCCGTCAAACGCGAGCTGCGTGCCGTGCACCAGTTGCAGCAGGGCGACCAGCTGCAAAAGTTCGACGCCAAGATCCAGCACCTGCTGGCGACCACCATCGCTCCGCTGATGTCGGCTCGTGTGCTGCGCGACAAACATGCCACCGCGCTCGACAAACTCATCGCCGGTATCGAGCGCTGCCTGGTGGAACAGGCAAGCTGTTTCGAGGATGGCAAGATCACCCTGCTGGAAGAGATCGACAAGCTCGCCATCAACATCCAGGCCGTGCGCCAGAAGGATGCCCTGATCGCGGAGGTTCGCAGCGCGGACTTCTGGCTCAACGCCAACGTGGGCAAGCTGGAGCGCGCCCGGCAGGAGCTGCGGGGCATCATGAAATACCGCCAAACCGGTGGCACGGACGGTTATGCCATGCCCAGCACAGGTACCCGTGATACCGGCGTAGAGGCTAATGAGCGCAAGGTCACCATTGCCGGCGCCAACGAGGCGCTGGCTTACCGTCGCCGCCTCAAGGACATCCTCGACGGCATGCTGACCGCCAACCCGACCCTGCAGAAAATCCACAAGGGCGAGCCGATTGCCGAACAGGAGTTGAACTCGCTGACCTCGACCATCCTCACCAGCCACCCCGGCGTCAGCCTGCAGGTGCTCAACGAGTTCTATGGCCGCACCGCCAGCGAGCTGCAGTTGACCGTGCGCGAGCTGATCGGCCTGGATGTACAGGCCATCGAGCAGCATTTCGCCCAGTTCCTGCATACCCACCCCAGCCTCACGGCCCAGCAGGTGCGCTTTATGAACCTGCTGAAAAGCTACATCGCCCAGCACGGCAGCATCGTCATCGAAAAGCTCTACGACGCTCCATTCTCCAGCATTTCCCACGAAGGCATCGACGGTGTGTTTAGCCCTGCCGATGTGGGTGAGCTGGTGGCCGTGCTCAAGCCCTTCTTGCGCGGGGAAACCCCGCCCACCAGTCACTAG